From Mauremys mutica isolate MM-2020 ecotype Southern chromosome 15, ASM2049712v1, whole genome shotgun sequence, one genomic window encodes:
- the LOC123349926 gene encoding immunoglobulin superfamily member 1-like isoform X4: protein MVSALTVLLLGCWLAGHSGVWGEPSYPKPSISGIPSEGVSLGGSVSIWCKGQHHAVQFVLNKDGRHLQSVDSDSQALFLISNVSREDGGSYSCSYRSKSEPFKMSDPSDPVELVVRDPELPRPSISLSLTSVTAPGADATIRCQGQRRDVSFFLYKAGDLNPQRHMDPAGDVAEFRIPTMGRQHGGNYSCSYRPRSEPFVSSEPSDPVEIIVSGEGSSSLSRLPAPPPARPTGGLCTDGTLRTRVCPEPWAWQRGHSVVDLGWSHLGVPQPWGSSSHWRFRAGGGGIPTPRGSCRAGAFPRGCSPGCPRTGDAQRSQGPGIGASSWCSRALHPQTAKVPSPPPPPPHLTSASSPERTTSLLLRLPPSACCCKTAVSRHNKLWEVGGRSVVMASQIVPTRGPVRSVGGCPFQCDGPSLGSILSRGQALPPPGAAPL from the exons agcccagctaccccaaacccagcatctcTGGGATCCCCAGCGAGGGGGTTTCCTTGGGGGGATCCGTGAGCATCTGGTGTAAGGGGCAGCATCACGCCGTGCAGTTCGTGCTGAATAAAGATGGACGCCATCTCCAAAGTGTGGATTCGGACTCACAGGCTCTGTTTCTCATCAGCAATGTGAGCCGGGAGGACggcgggagctacagctgctcctaTCGCAGCAAATCGGAGCCGTTCAAGATGTCAGaccccagcgaccccgtggagctggtggtgagag atccagagttacccagaccctccatctccctgagcctcACTTCGGTCACTGCCCCAGGGGCAGACGCcaccatccggtgtcaggggcagcgccGGGACGTGAGCTTCTTCCTGtacaaggctggagacctgaacccgcagcgacacatggaccctgctggggacgtggccgagttccgcatccccaCCATGGGCCGGCAGCATGGAGGgaactacagctgcagctaccggccccggtcagagcccttcgtctcctcAGAGCCCAGTGACCCCGTCGAGATCATTGTGTCAGGTGAAGGGTCCAGCTCActgtcccggctcccagccccacccccagccagacccacaGGGGGTCTCTGCACTGATGGGACGCTCAGAACCAgggtctgccctgagccctgggcttGGCAGAGGGGACACAGTGTCGTGGATCTGGGATGGAGTCacttgggggttccccagccatgggggagcagcagccactggagattcagggctgggggaggggggatccctacccccagggggagctgcagagcaggggcctttcccaggggatgttcccctggctgcccccgcaCTGGGGACGCACAGAGGAGTCAGGGCCCAGGCATAGGCGCCAGCtcctggtgctccagggctcTGCACCCACAAACAGCCAaggtcccctccccacctccacctccgcctcacctcacctctgcctcctcccctgagcgcaccacgTCCCTGcttctccgcctacctcccagcgcttgctgctgcaaaacagctgtttcacggcataACAAGCTCTGGGAGGTAGGGGGGAGGAGCGTTGTAATGgcctcacagatcgtgcccactcgtggccccgtgcggtccgtgggggggtgcccctttcagtgcgatgGCCCTTCTCTGGGATCcattctctctcggggtcaggcccttccacctcctggagccgcacctctctga
- the LOC123349926 gene encoding immunoglobulin superfamily member 1-like isoform X2, which yields MCEVPKRMLTGLNPLPEKRLMIGQYNWEGAAMTRRCWLAGHSGVWGEPSYPKPSISGIPSEGVSLGGSVSIWCKGQHHAVQFVLNKDGRHLQSVDSDSQALFLISNVSREDGGSYSCSYRSKSEPFKMSDPSDPVELVVRDPELPRPSISLSLTSVTAPGADATIRCQGQRRDVSFFLYKAGDLNPQRHMDPAGDVAEFRIPTMGRQHGGNYSCSYRPRSEPFVSSEPSDPVEIIVSDAGSIPATGTDPTQPGAVPAPTRLDSLGPAGSRPLTWAIIAGMSVAAAGLLLLLFLVAFVCFRKIRATVPPQRSRISAPAEGFLYKEPSAPCLSGTWGARGANLWIRKRSRIETKQHQPYGGIKGSGSARPPLHLHRQRERDADPVMSRERVPSAPPSWPRHEMLPTPGPCSLRTYRSACRDTTDPHPPAPGCSDIGWLPVASVSLNFCLKSPPKSASPHK from the exons agcccagctaccccaaacccagcatctcTGGGATCCCCAGCGAGGGGGTTTCCTTGGGGGGATCCGTGAGCATCTGGTGTAAGGGGCAGCATCACGCCGTGCAGTTCGTGCTGAATAAAGATGGACGCCATCTCCAAAGTGTGGATTCGGACTCACAGGCTCTGTTTCTCATCAGCAATGTGAGCCGGGAGGACggcgggagctacagctgctcctaTCGCAGCAAATCGGAGCCGTTCAAGATGTCAGaccccagcgaccccgtggagctggtggtgagag atccagagttacccagaccctccatctccctgagcctcACTTCGGTCACTGCCCCAGGGGCAGACGCcaccatccggtgtcaggggcagcgccGGGACGTGAGCTTCTTCCTGtacaaggctggagacctgaacccgcagcgacacatggaccctgctggggacgtggccgagttccgcatccccaCCATGGGCCGGCAGCATGGAGGgaactacagctgcagctaccggccccggtcagagcccttcgtctcctcAGAGCCCAGTGACCCCGTCGAGATCATTGTGTCAG ACGCTGGTTCTATTCCCGCAACGGGAACCGACCCGACCCAGCCTGGAGCGGTGCCAGCTCCCACCCGCCTGGACAGCCTGGGGCCAG CAGGATCGAGACCTCTGACTTGGGCCATCATCGCCGGGATGAGCGTAGCAGCCGCTGGCCtcctcctgcttctcttcctTGTGGCCTTCGTCTGTTTCAGAAAAATCCGAGCCA ctgtcccaccccagaggagccgcatctcagcaccagcTGAAGGGTTCCTGTATAAAGAGCCATCAGCACCGTGCCTCTCCGGTACATGGGGTGCCAGGGGAGCCAACCTATGGATCAG GAAGAGGAGCCGCATCGAGACTAAGCAG CACCAGCCCTATGGGGGCATTAAAGGCTCCGGCTCAGCAAGACCCCCTCT ACACCTCCATCGACAAAGGGAAAGAGACGCAGACCCCG TGATGAGCAGAGAAAGAGTCCCCTCAGCTCCACCATCATGGCCCCGGCATGAGatgctccccacccccggcccctgcAGCCTCCGGACCTACAGATCAGCCTGCAGAGACACCACTGACCCACATCCGCCTGCTCCTGGCTGCTCAGACATCGGCTGGCTCCctgttgcctcagtttcccttaacTTCTGCTTAAAGAGCCCCCCTAAGTCTGCTAGTCCCCACaagtga
- the LOC123349926 gene encoding immunoglobulin superfamily member 1-like isoform X1, producing MCEVPKRMLTGLNPLPEKRLMIGQYNWEGAAMTRRCWLAGHSGVWGEPSYPKPSISGIPSEGVSLGGSVSIWCKGQHHAVQFVLNKDGRHLQSVDSDSQALFLISNVSREDGGSYSCSYRSKSEPFKMSDPSDPVELVVRDPELPRPSISLSLTSVTAPGADATIRCQGQRRDVSFFLYKAGDLNPQRHMDPAGDVAEFRIPTMGRQHGGNYSCSYRPRSEPFVSSEPSDPVEIIVSGEGSSSLSRLPAPPPARPTGGLCTDGTLRTRVCPEPWAWQRGHSVVDLGWSHLGVPQPWGSSSHWRFRAGGGGIPTPRGSCRAGAFPRGCSPGCPRTGDAQRSQGPGIGASSWCSRALHPQTAKVPSPPPPPPHLTSASSPERTTSLLLRLPPSACCCKTAVSRHNKLWEVGGRSVVMASQIVPTRGPVRSVGGCPFQCDGPSLGSILSRGQALPPPGAAPL from the exons agcccagctaccccaaacccagcatctcTGGGATCCCCAGCGAGGGGGTTTCCTTGGGGGGATCCGTGAGCATCTGGTGTAAGGGGCAGCATCACGCCGTGCAGTTCGTGCTGAATAAAGATGGACGCCATCTCCAAAGTGTGGATTCGGACTCACAGGCTCTGTTTCTCATCAGCAATGTGAGCCGGGAGGACggcgggagctacagctgctcctaTCGCAGCAAATCGGAGCCGTTCAAGATGTCAGaccccagcgaccccgtggagctggtggtgagag atccagagttacccagaccctccatctccctgagcctcACTTCGGTCACTGCCCCAGGGGCAGACGCcaccatccggtgtcaggggcagcgccGGGACGTGAGCTTCTTCCTGtacaaggctggagacctgaacccgcagcgacacatggaccctgctggggacgtggccgagttccgcatccccaCCATGGGCCGGCAGCATGGAGGgaactacagctgcagctaccggccccggtcagagcccttcgtctcctcAGAGCCCAGTGACCCCGTCGAGATCATTGTGTCAGGTGAAGGGTCCAGCTCActgtcccggctcccagccccacccccagccagacccacaGGGGGTCTCTGCACTGATGGGACGCTCAGAACCAgggtctgccctgagccctgggcttGGCAGAGGGGACACAGTGTCGTGGATCTGGGATGGAGTCacttgggggttccccagccatgggggagcagcagccactggagattcagggctgggggaggggggatccctacccccagggggagctgcagagcaggggcctttcccaggggatgttcccctggctgcccccgcaCTGGGGACGCACAGAGGAGTCAGGGCCCAGGCATAGGCGCCAGCtcctggtgctccagggctcTGCACCCACAAACAGCCAaggtcccctccccacctccacctccgcctcacctcacctctgcctcctcccctgagcgcaccacgTCCCTGcttctccgcctacctcccagcgcttgctgctgcaaaacagctgtttcacggcataACAAGCTCTGGGAGGTAGGGGGGAGGAGCGTTGTAATGgcctcacagatcgtgcccactcgtggccccgtgcggtccgtgggggggtgcccctttcagtgcgatgGCCCTTCTCTGGGATCcattctctctcggggtcaggcccttccacctcctggagccgcacctctctga
- the LOC123349926 gene encoding immunoglobulin superfamily member 1-like isoform X10 encodes MSDPSDPVELVVRDPELPRPSISLSLTSVTAPGADATIRCQGQRRDVSFFLYKAGDLNPQRHMDPAGDVAEFRIPTMGRQHGGNYSCSYRPRSEPFVSSEPSDPVEIIVSGEGSSSLSRLPAPPPARPTGGLCTDGTLRTRVCPEPWAWQRGHSVVDLGWSHLGVPQPWGSSSHWRFRAGGGGIPTPRGSCRAGAFPRGCSPGCPRTGDAQRSQGPGIGASSWCSRALHPQTAKVPSPPPPPPHLTSASSPERTTSLLLRLPPSACCCKTAVSRHNKLWEVGGRSVVMASQIVPTRGPVRSVGGCPFQCDGPSLGSILSRGQALPPPGAAPL; translated from the exons ATGTCAGaccccagcgaccccgtggagctggtggtgagag atccagagttacccagaccctccatctccctgagcctcACTTCGGTCACTGCCCCAGGGGCAGACGCcaccatccggtgtcaggggcagcgccGGGACGTGAGCTTCTTCCTGtacaaggctggagacctgaacccgcagcgacacatggaccctgctggggacgtggccgagttccgcatccccaCCATGGGCCGGCAGCATGGAGGgaactacagctgcagctaccggccccggtcagagcccttcgtctcctcAGAGCCCAGTGACCCCGTCGAGATCATTGTGTCAGGTGAAGGGTCCAGCTCActgtcccggctcccagccccacccccagccagacccacaGGGGGTCTCTGCACTGATGGGACGCTCAGAACCAgggtctgccctgagccctgggcttGGCAGAGGGGACACAGTGTCGTGGATCTGGGATGGAGTCacttgggggttccccagccatgggggagcagcagccactggagattcagggctgggggaggggggatccctacccccagggggagctgcagagcaggggcctttcccaggggatgttcccctggctgcccccgcaCTGGGGACGCACAGAGGAGTCAGGGCCCAGGCATAGGCGCCAGCtcctggtgctccagggctcTGCACCCACAAACAGCCAaggtcccctccccacctccacctccgcctcacctcacctctgcctcctcccctgagcgcaccacgTCCCTGcttctccgcctacctcccagcgcttgctgctgcaaaacagctgtttcacggcataACAAGCTCTGGGAGGTAGGGGGGAGGAGCGTTGTAATGgcctcacagatcgtgcccactcgtggccccgtgcggtccgtgggggggtgcccctttcagtgcgatgGCCCTTCTCTGGGATCcattctctctcggggtcaggcccttccacctcctggagccgcacctctctga
- the LOC123349926 gene encoding immunoglobulin superfamily member 1-like isoform X3 has translation MCEVPKRMLTGLNPLPEKRLMIGQYNWEGAAMTRRCWLAGHSGVWGEPSYPKPSISGIPSEGVSLGGSVSIWCKGQHHAVQFVLNKDGRHLQSVDSDSQALFLISNVSREDGGSYSCSYRSKSEPFKMSDPSDPVELVVRDPELPRPSISLSLTSVTAPGADATIRCQGQRRDVSFFLYKAGDLNPQRHMDPAGDVAEFRIPTMGRQHGGNYSCSYRPRSEPFVSSEPSDPVEIIVSDAGSIPATGTDPTQPGAVPAPTRLDSLGPGSRPLTWAIIAGMSVAAAGLLLLLFLVAFVCFRKIRATVPPQRSRISAPAEGFLYKEPSAPCLSGTWGARGANLWIRKRSRIETKQHQPYGGIKGSGSARPPLHLHRQRERDADPVMSRERVPSAPPSWPRHEMLPTPGPCSLRTYRSACRDTTDPHPPAPGCSDIGWLPVASVSLNFCLKSPPKSASPHK, from the exons agcccagctaccccaaacccagcatctcTGGGATCCCCAGCGAGGGGGTTTCCTTGGGGGGATCCGTGAGCATCTGGTGTAAGGGGCAGCATCACGCCGTGCAGTTCGTGCTGAATAAAGATGGACGCCATCTCCAAAGTGTGGATTCGGACTCACAGGCTCTGTTTCTCATCAGCAATGTGAGCCGGGAGGACggcgggagctacagctgctcctaTCGCAGCAAATCGGAGCCGTTCAAGATGTCAGaccccagcgaccccgtggagctggtggtgagag atccagagttacccagaccctccatctccctgagcctcACTTCGGTCACTGCCCCAGGGGCAGACGCcaccatccggtgtcaggggcagcgccGGGACGTGAGCTTCTTCCTGtacaaggctggagacctgaacccgcagcgacacatggaccctgctggggacgtggccgagttccgcatccccaCCATGGGCCGGCAGCATGGAGGgaactacagctgcagctaccggccccggtcagagcccttcgtctcctcAGAGCCCAGTGACCCCGTCGAGATCATTGTGTCAG ACGCTGGTTCTATTCCCGCAACGGGAACCGACCCGACCCAGCCTGGAGCGGTGCCAGCTCCCACCCGCCTGGACAGCCTGGGGCCAG GATCGAGACCTCTGACTTGGGCCATCATCGCCGGGATGAGCGTAGCAGCCGCTGGCCtcctcctgcttctcttcctTGTGGCCTTCGTCTGTTTCAGAAAAATCCGAGCCA ctgtcccaccccagaggagccgcatctcagcaccagcTGAAGGGTTCCTGTATAAAGAGCCATCAGCACCGTGCCTCTCCGGTACATGGGGTGCCAGGGGAGCCAACCTATGGATCAG GAAGAGGAGCCGCATCGAGACTAAGCAG CACCAGCCCTATGGGGGCATTAAAGGCTCCGGCTCAGCAAGACCCCCTCT ACACCTCCATCGACAAAGGGAAAGAGACGCAGACCCCG TGATGAGCAGAGAAAGAGTCCCCTCAGCTCCACCATCATGGCCCCGGCATGAGatgctccccacccccggcccctgcAGCCTCCGGACCTACAGATCAGCCTGCAGAGACACCACTGACCCACATCCGCCTGCTCCTGGCTGCTCAGACATCGGCTGGCTCCctgttgcctcagtttcccttaacTTCTGCTTAAAGAGCCCCCCTAAGTCTGCTAGTCCCCACaagtga
- the LOC123349926 gene encoding immunoglobulin superfamily member 1-like isoform X6, which produces MTRRCWLAGHSGVWGEPSYPKPSISGIPSEGVSLGGSVSIWCKGQHHAVQFVLNKDGRHLQSVDSDSQALFLISNVSREDGGSYSCSYRSKSEPFKMSDPSDPVELVVRDPELPRPSISLSLTSVTAPGADATIRCQGQRRDVSFFLYKAGDLNPQRHMDPAGDVAEFRIPTMGRQHGGNYSCSYRPRSEPFVSSEPSDPVEIIVSGEGSSSLSRLPAPPPARPTGGLCTDGTLRTRVCPEPWAWQRGHSVVDLGWSHLGVPQPWGSSSHWRFRAGGGGIPTPRGSCRAGAFPRGCSPGCPRTGDAQRSQGPGIGASSWCSRALHPQTAKVPSPPPPPPHLTSASSPERTTSLLLRLPPSACCCKTAVSRHNKLWEVGGRSVVMASQIVPTRGPVRSVGGCPFQCDGPSLGSILSRGQALPPPGAAPL; this is translated from the exons agcccagctaccccaaacccagcatctcTGGGATCCCCAGCGAGGGGGTTTCCTTGGGGGGATCCGTGAGCATCTGGTGTAAGGGGCAGCATCACGCCGTGCAGTTCGTGCTGAATAAAGATGGACGCCATCTCCAAAGTGTGGATTCGGACTCACAGGCTCTGTTTCTCATCAGCAATGTGAGCCGGGAGGACggcgggagctacagctgctcctaTCGCAGCAAATCGGAGCCGTTCAAGATGTCAGaccccagcgaccccgtggagctggtggtgagag atccagagttacccagaccctccatctccctgagcctcACTTCGGTCACTGCCCCAGGGGCAGACGCcaccatccggtgtcaggggcagcgccGGGACGTGAGCTTCTTCCTGtacaaggctggagacctgaacccgcagcgacacatggaccctgctggggacgtggccgagttccgcatccccaCCATGGGCCGGCAGCATGGAGGgaactacagctgcagctaccggccccggtcagagcccttcgtctcctcAGAGCCCAGTGACCCCGTCGAGATCATTGTGTCAGGTGAAGGGTCCAGCTCActgtcccggctcccagccccacccccagccagacccacaGGGGGTCTCTGCACTGATGGGACGCTCAGAACCAgggtctgccctgagccctgggcttGGCAGAGGGGACACAGTGTCGTGGATCTGGGATGGAGTCacttgggggttccccagccatgggggagcagcagccactggagattcagggctgggggaggggggatccctacccccagggggagctgcagagcaggggcctttcccaggggatgttcccctggctgcccccgcaCTGGGGACGCACAGAGGAGTCAGGGCCCAGGCATAGGCGCCAGCtcctggtgctccagggctcTGCACCCACAAACAGCCAaggtcccctccccacctccacctccgcctcacctcacctctgcctcctcccctgagcgcaccacgTCCCTGcttctccgcctacctcccagcgcttgctgctgcaaaacagctgtttcacggcataACAAGCTCTGGGAGGTAGGGGGGAGGAGCGTTGTAATGgcctcacagatcgtgcccactcgtggccccgtgcggtccgtgggggggtgcccctttcagtgcgatgGCCCTTCTCTGGGATCcattctctctcggggtcaggcccttccacctcctggagccgcacctctctga